The following are encoded in a window of Haloarcula halophila genomic DNA:
- a CDS encoding DUF4870 domain-containing protein has protein sequence MATQSDTVVPGAEADDAVFGLSANIAAAIGYILWPIALIFLFVEEDGNEFLRFNAAQAVAFGIGLYVFRFAVGFITGSLPGTIALLAGLIMGVFNLAMFVAFIFLAYKAYSEETVELPIFADIARSIEEAL, from the coding sequence ATGGCGACGCAATCAGATACGGTGGTGCCAGGTGCGGAAGCTGACGACGCGGTGTTCGGACTCTCGGCGAACATCGCGGCTGCGATCGGCTACATCCTGTGGCCGATCGCGCTGATCTTCCTCTTCGTCGAGGAAGACGGCAACGAGTTCCTGCGATTCAACGCGGCACAGGCCGTTGCCTTCGGGATCGGTCTGTACGTCTTCCGGTTTGCAGTGGGATTCATAACCGGGTCCTTACCGGGAACAATCGCGCTGCTGGCTGGCCTGATCATGGGCGTGTTCAACCTGGCTATGTTCGTCGCGTTCATCTTCCTGGCGTACAAGGCCTACTCCGAGGAGACCGTCGAACTACCGATCTTTGCCGACATCGCGCGCTCCATCGAGGAAGCGCTGTAG
- the tuf gene encoding translation elongation factor EF-1 subunit alpha: protein MSDEQHQNLAIIGHVDHGKSTLVGRLLYETGSVPEHVIEQHKEEAEEKGKGGFEFAYVMDNLAEERERGVTIDIAHQEFSTDTYDFTIVDCPGHRDFVKNMITGASQADNAVLVVAADDGVQPQTQEHVFLARTLGIGELIVAVNKMDLVDYGESEYKQVVEEVKDLLNQVRFDTENAKFIPVSAFEGDNIASESEHTDWYDGEILIEALNELPAPEPPTDAPLRLPIQDVYTISGIGTVPVGRVETGILNTGDNVSFQPSDVGGEVKTVEMHHEEVPKAEPGDNVGFNVRGIGKDDIRRGDVCGPADDPPSVAETFQAQIVVMQHPSVITEGYTPVFHAHTAQVACTIESLDQKIDPASGEVAEENPDFIQNGDAAVVTVRPQKPLSIEPSGEIPELGSFAIRDMGQTIAAGKVLSVNER from the coding sequence ATGAGCGACGAACAACACCAGAACCTGGCCATCATCGGCCACGTCGACCACGGAAAGAGCACGCTCGTCGGCCGCCTCCTGTACGAGACAGGATCGGTACCGGAGCACGTCATCGAACAGCACAAGGAAGAAGCAGAAGAGAAGGGCAAGGGCGGCTTCGAGTTCGCCTACGTCATGGACAACCTCGCCGAGGAGCGAGAGCGTGGTGTCACCATCGACATCGCCCACCAGGAGTTCAGCACGGACACCTACGACTTCACCATCGTCGACTGTCCCGGCCACCGTGACTTCGTGAAGAACATGATCACGGGCGCGAGCCAGGCCGACAACGCTGTTCTCGTCGTCGCCGCCGACGACGGTGTTCAGCCCCAGACCCAGGAACACGTCTTCCTGGCCCGAACGCTTGGCATCGGCGAACTCATCGTCGCCGTCAACAAGATGGACCTCGTCGACTACGGCGAGTCCGAGTACAAGCAGGTCGTCGAGGAGGTCAAGGACCTCCTCAACCAGGTCCGCTTCGACACGGAGAACGCGAAGTTCATCCCGGTCTCGGCGTTCGAGGGCGACAACATCGCCAGCGAGTCCGAGCACACGGACTGGTACGACGGCGAGATCCTCATCGAGGCACTCAACGAACTGCCGGCGCCGGAACCGCCGACGGACGCGCCGCTTCGCCTACCGATCCAGGACGTCTACACCATCTCCGGTATCGGGACGGTCCCGGTCGGCCGTGTCGAGACGGGTATCCTGAACACGGGCGACAACGTCTCGTTCCAGCCAAGCGACGTCGGCGGCGAGGTCAAGACCGTCGAGATGCACCACGAGGAAGTCCCGAAGGCCGAGCCCGGTGACAACGTCGGGTTCAACGTCCGTGGCATCGGCAAGGACGACATCCGCCGCGGTGACGTCTGTGGTCCGGCCGACGACCCGCCGTCGGTCGCCGAGACGTTCCAGGCCCAGATCGTCGTCATGCAGCACCCGTCGGTGATCACCGAGGGGTACACGCCGGTCTTCCACGCTCACACGGCACAGGTCGCCTGTACCATCGAGTCCCTGGACCAGAAGATCGACCCCGCCTCCGGCGAGGTCGCCGAGGAGAACCCCGACTTCATCCAGAACGGCGACGCTGCAGTCGTCACGGTTCGTCCGCAGAAGCCGCTCAGCATCGAGCCGTCCGGCGAGATCCCGGAGCTCGGCTCCTTCGCCATCCGCGACATGGGTCAGACCATCGCTGCTGGTAAGGTCCTCAGCGTCAACGAGCGATAA
- a CDS encoding type II toxin-antitoxin system HicB family antitoxin — MASSTREGDSDHEDEIRMWREGDDWVITDVETGVTTQGETREHALEMLDEAVALHKGEIGREPTDEELRELGIDPDDNTTGDTELPDFMQ, encoded by the coding sequence ATGGCCAGTTCGACCCGCGAAGGCGATTCCGACCACGAGGACGAGATTCGGATGTGGCGCGAGGGCGACGACTGGGTCATCACCGACGTCGAAACTGGAGTCACGACCCAGGGCGAGACTCGCGAGCACGCGCTCGAGATGCTCGACGAAGCCGTCGCGCTCCACAAGGGCGAGATCGGTCGCGAACCGACCGACGAAGAACTCCGTGAACTGGGCATCGATCCGGACGACAACACAACCGGCGATACGGAGCTGCCGGATTTCATGCAGTAG
- the rpsJ gene encoding 30S ribosomal protein S10 — protein MSQQARVRLAGTSPDDLDNICADVREIAEKTGVELSGPVPLPTKTLEVPTRKSPDGEGTATWEHWEMRVHKRLIDIDADERALRQLMRIQVPNDVSIEIVLED, from the coding sequence ATGTCCCAGCAGGCACGCGTTCGGCTCGCAGGCACGAGCCCCGACGACCTCGACAACATCTGCGCCGACGTGCGGGAGATCGCCGAGAAGACCGGTGTCGAGCTGTCGGGGCCGGTCCCGCTCCCCACCAAGACGCTGGAAGTCCCCACACGCAAGTCCCCCGACGGTGAAGGGACTGCGACGTGGGAACACTGGGAGATGCGGGTCCACAAGCGGCTGATCGATATCGACGCCGACGAACGGGCACTGCGCCAGCTAATGCGCATCCAGGTGCCCAACGACGTCTCCATCGAGATCGTCCTCGAGGACTGA
- a CDS encoding aldo/keto reductase yields the protein MTPPTKTLPSGDELPMVGIGTWQLQGDTLAQSVRAGLDAGYAHVDTAEGYHNEATIGEALADYDREDVFLTSKVLPKHLDYESVIASCEASLERLGTDYLDLYLVHWPNPAISLRETLQAMAHLHDEGLVRNVGVSNFSAYQLSTAHHISPVPIAVNQIEYHPWNTQPDVVDYCHETDTVVEAAAPLARTEVFGDPVIQDLSGKYDRSPAQIVLKWAVENDVVVLPKSTSPDHVRANLELFDWDLDDDDHQRIDEIDRERTVYDHPVRDWTGDTYGISQ from the coding sequence GTGACACCCCCCACGAAGACACTGCCCAGCGGCGACGAACTCCCGATGGTCGGGATCGGTACCTGGCAACTCCAGGGAGATACCCTCGCACAGTCCGTGCGTGCCGGTCTCGACGCCGGCTACGCCCACGTCGACACGGCCGAGGGCTACCACAACGAGGCCACGATCGGTGAGGCACTGGCGGACTACGACCGCGAGGACGTCTTTCTCACCTCGAAAGTCCTCCCCAAACACCTCGACTACGAGTCGGTGATCGCCTCCTGCGAGGCGTCGCTCGAACGGCTGGGGACCGACTACCTCGACCTCTATCTGGTCCACTGGCCGAACCCGGCGATCTCGCTGCGGGAGACGCTCCAGGCGATGGCGCACCTCCACGATGAGGGGCTGGTTCGGAACGTCGGCGTCTCGAATTTCAGCGCCTACCAGCTCTCGACCGCACACCACATCTCGCCGGTTCCCATCGCGGTCAACCAGATCGAGTACCACCCTTGGAACACCCAACCCGACGTCGTCGACTACTGCCACGAGACCGACACCGTCGTCGAGGCTGCAGCACCACTCGCTCGTACGGAGGTGTTCGGCGATCCCGTGATCCAGGATCTCTCCGGGAAGTACGACCGCTCGCCGGCGCAGATCGTCCTGAAATGGGCCGTCGAGAACGACGTCGTCGTCCTCCCGAAATCAACCTCCCCGGACCACGTCCGGGCCAACCTGGAGCTGTTCGATTGGGATCTGGACGACGACGACCACCAGCGTATCGACGAGATCGACCGCGAACGGACCGTCTACGACCATCCAGTCAGGGACTGGACTGGCGACACCTACGGGATCTCACAGTAG
- a CDS encoding type II toxin-antitoxin system HicA family toxin, whose protein sequence is MVTRDFSGSEIVTVLRKFGYRHDRTRGDHAILKYTHPEAGEKRTVTVPLHDRLRVGTLQRIADQCGTNDFHAWCEWIDEHR, encoded by the coding sequence ATGGTCACGAGAGATTTTTCGGGCAGTGAAATCGTCACCGTCCTCCGGAAGTTCGGGTATCGCCACGACCGGACACGCGGTGACCACGCAATTCTCAAGTACACCCATCCCGAGGCTGGCGAGAAACGGACCGTCACCGTACCGCTCCACGACCGACTCCGCGTCGGAACACTGCAGCGCATTGCCGACCAGTGTGGTACGAACGACTTCCACGCGTGGTGTGAGTGGATCGACGAGCATCGGTGA
- a CDS encoding Gfo/Idh/MocA family protein — MRFGILSTAKIGREAVIPAIQASEHTVTAIGSRDAERARRVAADLGIPEAYGDYETLLADADIDAVYNPLPNALHAEWSQRAADHDHHVLCEKPLTVDSAEAIDLFEYCADRGVTLMEAFMYQFHPRTRRAREIVREELGELRAVESSFKFRLDWDGDIRLDPELAGGSLMDVGCYAVSSVRGFLGEPNRAFAHATDSRETGVDTNLAGTLAYDDGRVAQIACGFDSPHVERYRVETDDGWLEARDCFGPEPDQSVSLTYAVDGREVTETFDPVDQYRLQVEGFADAVSAGVDPLVDRAETLGNMRAIDALARSAERGEPVDVAPTVE; from the coding sequence ATGCGCTTTGGTATCCTCTCGACGGCGAAGATCGGCCGTGAAGCCGTGATCCCCGCGATCCAGGCCAGCGAGCATACGGTCACAGCCATCGGCTCCCGGGACGCCGAACGGGCGCGACGTGTCGCAGCGGACCTCGGCATCCCCGAGGCCTACGGCGACTACGAGACGCTCCTGGCCGACGCCGACATCGACGCGGTGTACAACCCGCTTCCCAACGCCCTCCACGCCGAGTGGAGCCAGCGAGCGGCCGATCACGACCACCACGTCCTCTGTGAGAAACCCCTGACCGTCGACAGCGCCGAGGCGATCGACCTCTTCGAGTACTGTGCCGATCGGGGCGTGACCCTGATGGAGGCGTTCATGTACCAGTTCCACCCCAGAACCCGGCGGGCCCGCGAGATCGTCCGCGAGGAACTGGGCGAACTCCGCGCGGTCGAGTCGTCGTTCAAATTCCGGCTGGATTGGGACGGCGACATCCGACTAGATCCGGAACTGGCCGGCGGGAGTCTGATGGACGTGGGCTGTTACGCGGTCAGTTCGGTCCGTGGGTTCCTCGGCGAACCGAACCGGGCGTTCGCCCACGCGACCGATTCCCGGGAGACAGGTGTCGACACGAACCTCGCCGGTACCCTCGCCTACGACGACGGCCGGGTCGCACAGATCGCCTGTGGGTTCGACTCGCCTCACGTCGAACGGTACAGAGTCGAGACCGACGACGGCTGGCTCGAAGCACGGGACTGCTTCGGCCCCGAACCCGACCAGTCCGTCTCGCTGACCTACGCCGTCGACGGCCGCGAGGTGACGGAGACGTTCGACCCGGTCGATCAGTACCGCCTCCAGGTCGAGGGGTTCGCCGACGCTGTGTCGGCGGGAGTGGACCCGCTTGTCGACCGCGCCGAGACGCTGGGCAACATGCGCGCGATCGACGCCCTGGCCCGTAGCGCCGAACGGGGCGAGCCGGTCGACGTTGCCCCGACAGTGGAGTAA
- a CDS encoding type II toxin-antitoxin system HicB family antitoxin, translating into MSTGREIRLIEEDDGWWSAVDEETGVASQGPSRTAALENLDEAIELTKEARAGDTAAPEPDAPWFEDS; encoded by the coding sequence ATGAGCACCGGACGTGAGATCCGTCTCATCGAAGAGGACGATGGCTGGTGGTCGGCGGTAGACGAGGAAACCGGTGTTGCGAGTCAGGGACCGTCACGGACGGCGGCGCTCGAAAACCTCGATGAAGCCATCGAGCTTACCAAGGAAGCGAGAGCCGGGGACACAGCGGCTCCCGAACCCGATGCGCCGTGGTTCGAGGACTCGTGA
- a CDS encoding DUF7577 domain-containing protein translates to MVGTQWLYGAIALLVGIHVLTMLYAYRSHDETATTESEGEQTQSLGGRGEQVDCPQCGTTNDPNYRFCRTCVADLSKQAPQRQPTGGSHPH, encoded by the coding sequence ATGGTGGGGACCCAGTGGCTGTACGGCGCCATCGCGCTGCTGGTGGGCATCCACGTGCTGACGATGCTGTACGCCTACCGGAGTCATGACGAGACGGCCACGACCGAGTCCGAGGGCGAGCAGACACAGTCGCTTGGCGGACGCGGAGAACAGGTCGACTGCCCACAGTGTGGAACGACCAACGACCCGAACTATCGGTTCTGTCGGACCTGTGTCGCCGACCTCTCGAAACAGGCCCCACAACGCCAGCCGACCGGTGGGAGTCATCCACACTAA